In the Papio anubis isolate 15944 chromosome 15, Panubis1.0, whole genome shotgun sequence genome, one interval contains:
- the TEX30 gene encoding testis-expressed protein 30 isoform X2 → MSHTEVKLKIPFGNKLLDAVCLVPNKSLTYGIILTHGASGDMNLPHLMSLASHLASHGFFCLRFTCKGLNIVHRIKAYKSVLNYLKTSGEYKLAGVFLGGRSMGSRAAASVMCHIEPDDGDDFVRGLICISYPLHHPKQQHKLRDEDLFRLKEPVLFVSGSADEMCEKNLLEKVAQKMQAPHKIHWIEKANHSMAVKGRSTNDVFKEINTQILFWIQEITEMDKKCH, encoded by the exons ATGAGTCATACAGAG gttaaattaaaaataccttttggAAATAAATTACTAGATGCCGTTTGTTTGGTACCTAACAAGAGCTTAACATATGGAATAATTCTTACACATGGAGCATCAGGAGATATGAATCTTCCTCATTTGATGTCACTGGCATCCCATCTTGCATCCCATGGGTTTTTCTGCCTGAGATTTACCTGTAAAGGCCTTAATATTGTACATAGAATTAAGGCATATAAATCAGTTTTG aattacCTAAAGACATCAGGAGAATACAAACTTGCAGGTGTTTTTCTTGGAG gTCGTTCAATGGGCTCAAGAGCAGCTGCTTCTGTAATGTGTCACATTGAGCCAGATGATGGTGATGATTTTGTTCGGGGTCTCATTTGTATTTCTTACCCACTGCACCATCCAAAGCAGCAGCATAAACTCAGAGATGAAGACCTCTTTCGTTTAAAAGAGCCTGTACTGTTTGTGTCAGGCTCAGCAGATGAAATGTGTGAAAAG aacttGTTGGAGAAAGTGGCACAGAAAATGCAAGCTCCCCATAAAATCCACTGGATTGAGAAGGCAAATCATTCCATGGCAGTGAAAGGACGGTCGACAAAtgatgttttcaaagaaataaatacacagattTTGTTTTGGATCCAAGAAATTACTGAAATGGACAAGAAATGTCATTAG
- the TEX30 gene encoding testis-expressed protein 30 isoform X1, whose translation MNLPHLMSLASHLASHGFFCLRFTCKGLNIVHRIKAYKSVLNYLKTSGEYKLAGVFLGGRSMGSRAAASVMCHIEPDDGDDFVRGLICISYPLHHPKQQHKLRDEDLFRLKEPVLFVSGSADEMCEKNLLEKVAQKMQAPHKIHWIEKANHSMAVKGRSTNDVFKEINTQILFWIQEITEMDKKCH comes from the exons ATGAATCTTCCTCATTTGATGTCACTGGCATCCCATCTTGCATCCCATGGGTTTTTCTGCCTGAGATTTACCTGTAAAGGCCTTAATATTGTACATAGAATTAAGGCATATAAATCAGTTTTG aattacCTAAAGACATCAGGAGAATACAAACTTGCAGGTGTTTTTCTTGGAG gTCGTTCAATGGGCTCAAGAGCAGCTGCTTCTGTAATGTGTCACATTGAGCCAGATGATGGTGATGATTTTGTTCGGGGTCTCATTTGTATTTCTTACCCACTGCACCATCCAAAGCAGCAGCATAAACTCAGAGATGAAGACCTCTTTCGTTTAAAAGAGCCTGTACTGTTTGTGTCAGGCTCAGCAGATGAAATGTGTGAAAAG aacttGTTGGAGAAAGTGGCACAGAAAATGCAAGCTCCCCATAAAATCCACTGGATTGAGAAGGCAAATCATTCCATGGCAGTGAAAGGACGGTCGACAAAtgatgttttcaaagaaataaatacacagattTTGTTTTGGATCCAAGAAATTACTGAAATGGACAAGAAATGTCATTAG
- the TEX30 gene encoding testis-expressed protein 30 isoform X3: MSHTEVKLKIPFGNKLLDAVCLVPNKSLTYGIILTHGASGDMNLPHLMSLASHLASHGFFCLRFTCKGLNIVHRIKAYKSVLNYLKTSGEYKLAGVFLGELVGESGTENASSP, from the exons ATGAGTCATACAGAG gttaaattaaaaataccttttggAAATAAATTACTAGATGCCGTTTGTTTGGTACCTAACAAGAGCTTAACATATGGAATAATTCTTACACATGGAGCATCAGGAGATATGAATCTTCCTCATTTGATGTCACTGGCATCCCATCTTGCATCCCATGGGTTTTTCTGCCTGAGATTTACCTGTAAAGGCCTTAATATTGTACATAGAATTAAGGCATATAAATCAGTTTTG aattacCTAAAGACATCAGGAGAATACAAACTTGCAGGTGTTTTTCTTGGAG aacttGTTGGAGAAAGTGGCACAGAAAATGCAAGCTCCCCATAA